The following proteins come from a genomic window of Aequorivita marisscotiae:
- a CDS encoding penicillin-binding protein, translated as MAFEEKNILNRLYIVAGCMFLFALAISVKLLNIQFVDGDKYRDLAKENTTKNFIIPANRGNIYADDGSLLATSVPKYDIRFDAVTVSSKDFKQNLKPLSEGLSSMFGKPVSYYQNKLRKARADKNRYLLIVKNLGYSDYIKVKHLPLFQKGPYKGGIIVEQRTVREHPIGKIAQRTVGDEAFDRPGYYAVGLEGAFNDLLTGKEGHRLKQKIAKGQWKPISDDNEIEPQDGYDIVSTINVNIQDIAHHALLKQLEYYEAEHGTVIVMEVATGEIKAVSNLGRTSNGTYYEKLNYAVGESHEPGSTFKVMALMAALEDKVIDTSSVVDTGNGRKIFYGRPVNDSKRGGYGKISAARALEVSSNIGLATIIDNGYAKNPNKFINRLKSWHLDKKTGIAIKGEGQPMIPQPGDKKWSKNALPSIAYGYNLQLTPLQTLTFYNAIANKGVMVKPRFIKEVRAWNEKVTVYDTKVINPKICSDKTLNEIKEIMKNTVKRGTGKSLYSPDFSMAGKTGTARTEYWFPDWNSNPRYISSFAGFFPADNPKYSCIVIIHKPSTKRGFYGADVSGPVFKRVAQKIFTESRNIDKVERIEQPDPIIEMDFEKYYAKLQQPSKTIPNVTGMAGMDAVSLLENLGLKVQVVGNGSVDSQSIKSGESLKKGQLITLNLS; from the coding sequence ATGGCATTTGAGGAAAAAAACATATTAAATCGTTTGTACATCGTTGCGGGATGTATGTTCCTATTTGCGCTTGCCATAAGCGTTAAGCTGCTTAATATTCAGTTTGTAGACGGCGATAAATATCGAGATTTGGCCAAGGAAAACACTACCAAAAATTTTATAATTCCTGCAAATCGAGGAAATATTTATGCTGATGACGGTAGCTTACTGGCTACTTCGGTGCCAAAATACGATATCCGTTTTGATGCGGTTACGGTGTCCTCGAAAGATTTCAAACAAAATTTAAAGCCGCTATCCGAAGGCTTGAGCAGCATGTTTGGAAAACCTGTTTCATACTATCAGAATAAATTAAGAAAAGCCCGCGCAGATAAAAATCGCTATTTGTTAATAGTAAAAAACTTGGGCTATTCAGATTATATAAAAGTGAAGCATTTACCGCTGTTTCAAAAAGGTCCCTATAAAGGTGGAATCATCGTAGAGCAACGAACCGTTCGCGAACATCCCATCGGGAAAATCGCACAACGTACCGTGGGCGATGAAGCTTTTGATCGTCCCGGATATTACGCAGTAGGTTTGGAAGGCGCATTTAACGATTTGCTTACCGGAAAGGAGGGCCATAGGCTAAAACAAAAAATAGCCAAGGGACAATGGAAACCTATTTCGGACGACAACGAAATAGAGCCGCAGGATGGTTACGATATTGTTTCAACCATAAATGTAAACATACAGGATATTGCGCACCATGCATTATTAAAGCAACTAGAGTATTACGAAGCCGAACACGGTACCGTAATCGTAATGGAGGTTGCCACGGGTGAGATAAAGGCTGTTTCTAATCTGGGGCGTACATCCAATGGCACTTATTACGAAAAACTTAATTATGCAGTTGGCGAATCGCACGAGCCAGGCTCAACTTTTAAAGTTATGGCGTTAATGGCTGCGTTGGAAGATAAGGTAATAGATACCAGTAGTGTTGTAGATACGGGTAATGGAAGAAAAATTTTCTACGGAAGGCCTGTTAATGATTCAAAACGCGGCGGCTATGGAAAAATTTCTGCGGCGAGGGCATTGGAAGTTTCTTCTAATATTGGGCTCGCAACAATTATTGATAATGGGTATGCCAAAAACCCGAATAAATTTATCAACCGATTAAAAAGCTGGCATCTCGATAAAAAAACAGGAATTGCAATTAAAGGGGAAGGCCAACCTATGATTCCCCAGCCGGGCGATAAAAAATGGAGCAAGAACGCGCTGCCTTCTATAGCCTATGGCTATAACTTACAGCTTACGCCGCTTCAAACCTTAACATTTTACAACGCTATTGCAAATAAAGGAGTAATGGTGAAACCTCGCTTTATAAAAGAGGTGCGCGCTTGGAATGAAAAGGTAACGGTCTATGATACCAAAGTGATTAATCCTAAAATTTGTTCAGATAAAACCTTAAATGAAATTAAGGAAATAATGAAAAATACAGTAAAACGCGGAACTGGCAAATCGCTCTACTCCCCCGATTTTTCAATGGCCGGAAAAACGGGAACTGCCCGTACCGAATATTGGTTTCCTGACTGGAACAGTAATCCGCGCTATATTTCATCGTTTGCAGGATTTTTTCCGGCAGACAATCCCAAATATTCGTGCATCGTAATAATTCATAAGCCAAGTACTAAAAGAGGTTTTTATGGTGCAGACGTTTCTGGGCCTGTGTTTAAACGCGTAGCTCAGAAAATATTTACAGAGTCCCGAAATATTGATAAGGTAGAGCGCATAGAACAGCCAGACCCAATCATTGAGATGGATTTTGAAAAGTATTACGCCAAGCTTCAGCAGCCGTCTAAAACCATTCCGAATGTTACCGGAATGGCAGGTATGGATGCCGTTTCGCTTTTAGAAAACCTTGGCCTAAAAGTGCAAGTTGTGGGCAATGGAAGCGTTGATAGCCAATCTATAAAATCTGGCGAATCCCTAAAAAAAGGACAACTAATTACCCTTAATTTATCGTGA
- a CDS encoding FtsL-like putative cell division protein: protein MKEGFYNIIKGKFLVSDDALKNWRFIIFLSVLALVMISSSHSADKKVHVISKLNAQVKELKSEYVDVRMLLMQSRMESKIIAAMERRGLQPSSNPPKRIRIIETVK, encoded by the coding sequence ATGAAAGAAGGTTTTTACAACATTATAAAAGGAAAATTTTTGGTAAGTGATGATGCGCTGAAAAATTGGCGTTTTATCATTTTTCTTTCTGTATTGGCTTTGGTTATGATTAGCAGTTCGCACAGCGCCGATAAAAAAGTGCACGTTATTTCAAAATTAAATGCTCAAGTAAAAGAGCTGAAAAGCGAATATGTAGATGTTAGAATGCTTTTGATGCAGTCGCGAATGGAAAGTAAAATTATTGCCGCCATGGAGCGTCGGGGGTTGCAACCATCGTCAAATCCGCCGAAGCGCATTCGCATCATTGAAACAGTAAAATAA
- the rsmH gene encoding 16S rRNA (cytosine(1402)-N(4))-methyltransferase RsmH — protein sequence MEYHNPVLLKETVSGLNIKPDGVYVDVTFGGGGHSREILKHLGSNGKLIAFDQDKDALKNAIDDPRFLMVNQNFRFLKQFLRFHGYRTVDGILGDFGVSSHQFDVAERGFSTRFEADLDMRMNRDSNFSAYTVVNKFEETQLRNVLSNYGELRNAAGMARVIVEARQDQKIKTSEQLKTVLRRFLPAHKENKILAQIYQAIRIEVNQELEALKEFLLQTNEVLKPGGRLSLISYHSLEDRLVKRYIRNGLFEGEPEKDVFGRVEVPFKAVGKFVIPTKEEIKLNNRARSAKLRIAEKL from the coding sequence ATGGAGTATCATAACCCTGTTTTATTAAAAGAAACTGTTTCAGGTTTAAATATCAAGCCAGATGGCGTGTATGTAGATGTAACCTTCGGCGGTGGTGGACACTCACGTGAAATCTTAAAACACTTGGGTTCCAACGGAAAACTCATCGCTTTTGATCAGGATAAAGACGCGCTGAAAAATGCTATTGACGATCCGCGGTTTTTGATGGTCAATCAGAATTTTCGGTTTTTGAAACAGTTTTTAAGATTTCACGGCTATAGAACTGTTGATGGAATCTTGGGCGATTTCGGAGTTTCTTCGCATCAGTTTGATGTAGCTGAAAGAGGTTTTTCAACACGCTTTGAAGCCGATCTGGACATGCGGATGAATCGCGATAGTAATTTTTCGGCTTATACTGTTGTCAATAAATTTGAAGAAACTCAGTTGCGCAATGTGCTCTCAAATTATGGCGAATTGCGAAATGCCGCCGGAATGGCCAGGGTAATAGTTGAAGCTAGACAGGACCAAAAAATAAAGACCAGCGAACAGCTTAAAACAGTGCTCCGTAGGTTTTTGCCAGCGCATAAGGAAAACAAAATTCTGGCTCAGATTTATCAAGCCATCCGCATAGAAGTAAACCAAGAGTTAGAGGCGCTTAAAGAATTTTTGCTGCAGACCAACGAAGTTTTAAAACCAGGCGGGCGACTTAGTTTAATTAGTTACCATTCGCTAGAGGATAGGCTGGTAAAACGCTACATACGAAACGGCTTGTTTGAAGGCGAGCCAGAAAAGGATGTCTTCGGAAGGGTAGAGGTGCCTTTTAAAGCTGTGGGAAAATTTGTGATTCCCACTAAAGAAGAAATAAAATTGAACAATAGGGCTCGAAGTGCCAAACTTAGAATAGCTGAGAAATTATAA
- the mraZ gene encoding division/cell wall cluster transcriptional repressor MraZ, which yields MLNLIGTYECKADVKGRVMVPVPLKKQLAVVAPEGFVIKRAVFQPCLEIYPMKEWEALMQKMGELNRFSRKNNDFIRRFTAGVKTVELDAAGRLLIPKDLLSFAGISKEIVLSSAINIVEVWDKDKYEQAIDDAANDFADLAEEVMGNKSGEDHGVS from the coding sequence ATGCTCAATCTAATAGGTACATACGAATGTAAAGCAGACGTAAAAGGACGCGTCATGGTGCCTGTTCCGCTTAAAAAGCAGCTGGCTGTAGTGGCTCCCGAGGGCTTTGTGATTAAGCGTGCCGTTTTTCAGCCTTGTTTAGAAATTTATCCTATGAAAGAGTGGGAAGCGTTAATGCAAAAAATGGGTGAACTTAACCGCTTCAGTAGAAAAAACAACGATTTTATCAGAAGGTTTACAGCTGGCGTTAAAACGGTGGAACTCGATGCTGCCGGGCGCTTGTTGATTCCTAAAGACCTGCTTTCGTTTGCGGGTATTAGCAAAGAAATTGTGCTCTCTTCCGCCATAAATATTGTTGAAGTTTGGGATAAAGACAAATATGAGCAAGCTATTGATGATGCGGCAAATGATTTTGCCGATCTGGCCGAAGAGGTGATGGGAAATAAAAGCGGAGAAGACCATGGAGTATCATAA
- a CDS encoding alpha/beta fold hydrolase — MSENLKKEGKFSYLEIGEGTPIVILHGLMGGLSNFDGVADFFPPKGYKILIPELPIYKMTLLRTNVKNFAKYAAQFIDHLGYKEVILLGNSLGGHIGLLCTKLYPEKVKALIITGSSGLYESAMGESYPKRGDYEYIKQKAENVFYDPKIATKEIVDDVYETVNDRTKLIRTLAIAKSAIRHNMAKDLPKMHTPTCIIWGKNDNVTPPEVAVEFHELLPDSELFWIDKCGHAAMMEHPNEFNQLLYAWLQKRKF; from the coding sequence ATGTCAGAAAACTTAAAGAAAGAAGGAAAATTTTCATATTTAGAAATAGGTGAAGGCACACCAATTGTTATCCTTCACGGTCTTATGGGCGGTTTAAGTAATTTTGATGGCGTTGCCGATTTTTTTCCACCGAAGGGCTACAAAATTCTAATCCCTGAATTGCCTATTTACAAAATGACTTTACTGCGTACTAATGTGAAAAATTTCGCAAAATACGCCGCACAGTTTATAGATCATTTGGGCTATAAAGAGGTAATTTTATTAGGAAACTCACTGGGCGGCCACATCGGACTTCTGTGCACAAAGCTATACCCAGAAAAAGTTAAAGCACTCATTATTACCGGCAGCTCCGGATTGTACGAAAGCGCTATGGGCGAAAGCTACCCCAAACGTGGCGATTACGAGTATATTAAACAAAAAGCTGAAAACGTTTTTTACGATCCAAAAATAGCAACCAAAGAAATTGTAGACGACGTTTACGAAACGGTAAACGACCGAACAAAGCTTATTCGAACGCTTGCTATTGCCAAAAGCGCCATTCGGCATAATATGGCAAAAGATTTGCCAAAAATGCACACGCCCACTTGTATTATTTGGGGGAAGAACGACAATGTAACCCCTCCCGAAGTAGCGGTAGAATTTCACGAGCTTTTACCAGATTCTGAATTATTCTGGATTGATAAATGTGGCCATGCTGCAATGATGGAGCACCCTAATGAATTCAATCAATTGCTCTACGCGTGGTTGCAAAAACGCAAATTTTAA
- the yihA gene encoding ribosome biogenesis GTP-binding protein YihA/YsxC translates to MHIKSAEFLMSNSDVAKCPKNRLPEYAFIGRSNVGKSSLINMLMQRKNLAKTSGRPGKTQLINHFIINKSWYLVDLPGYGYARVSKSSKKTFQKFITNYFEKRTQMVLAFVLIDCRLEPQPIDLEFMEWMGESGIPFNIIFTKADKLKPNALNRNVEAYIQKMLETWEAMPQYFITSASNFTGRDELLNYIDELNATVGNPDF, encoded by the coding sequence ATGCATATTAAATCTGCGGAATTTTTAATGAGCAACAGCGATGTTGCGAAATGCCCTAAGAATCGGTTGCCAGAATACGCTTTTATTGGCCGGAGTAATGTGGGCAAGTCTTCCCTAATAAATATGCTTATGCAGCGCAAAAACTTGGCAAAAACTTCAGGTAGGCCAGGGAAAACACAGCTAATTAACCATTTTATTATTAACAAAAGCTGGTATTTGGTAGATTTGCCTGGTTACGGCTACGCCCGTGTTTCTAAAAGTAGTAAAAAAACTTTTCAGAAATTTATTACCAATTACTTCGAAAAGCGCACACAAATGGTCTTGGCTTTTGTGCTTATAGACTGCCGTTTAGAACCACAACCCATAGATTTAGAATTTATGGAGTGGATGGGCGAAAGCGGAATTCCGTTCAATATTATCTTTACCAAAGCAGACAAATTAAAGCCGAACGCTTTAAATAGAAACGTTGAGGCTTACATCCAAAAAATGCTCGAAACTTGGGAAGCAATGCCCCAATACTTTATTACATCTGCCAGTAATTTTACCGGAAGAGACGAATTACTAAATTATATTGACGAGCTAAATGCCACTGTTGGCAATCCAGATTTTTAA
- the gldC gene encoding gliding motility protein GldC, producing the protein MAIKHNSEIRLNVGLDENKIPEKIHWTAEDGGVTNEETKAVMLSVWDNKNKESLRIDLWTKDMPVDEMKIFFHQTLSAMADTFQRATNDEKMSATMRDFCDYFAEKLELKRGE; encoded by the coding sequence ATGGCAATTAAACACAATTCAGAAATACGATTAAACGTTGGTTTAGACGAAAATAAGATACCCGAAAAAATTCACTGGACAGCCGAAGATGGTGGGGTTACAAACGAAGAGACTAAAGCTGTAATGCTTTCGGTTTGGGACAATAAAAATAAGGAAAGCCTTAGAATAGACCTTTGGACAAAAGATATGCCCGTAGATGAAATGAAGATTTTTTTCCATCAAACTTTAAGTGCTATGGCAGATACTTTTCAGCGGGCTACAAACGATGAAAAAATGAGTGCTACCATGCGCGATTTTTGCGATTATTTTGCCGAAAAGTTAGAGTTAAAAAGAGGAGAGTAG
- the gldB gene encoding gliding motility lipoprotein GldB: MIKYLIAIFFGVLFFSCNSKSEVEKEIEKIPMNVEVIRFDKAFAAASPENLPKLKKEFPAFFPEKYHDSIWVQKLTDTLQNQLEQEVLKQFPNEGDLKEILEPLFQHIKYYFPKFTTPVVVAATSDVDYRNKVILADSMLVIGLDNYLGSDHKFYQGIDKYIAKEMKPSQIGPDVAEIYARQHIKIPNKRTFLAQIVYFGKELYLKDLWLPNTTDAAKIGYTEEEYIWAEENEEYMWRYFIEKELLYSTDPKLAARFVSPAPFSKFYLEIDNESPGMLGKYLGWKIVRAYMKNNDTNVQQLMVTNADEIFTNSKYKPKK, translated from the coding sequence ATGATAAAATATTTGATAGCGATATTTTTTGGAGTTCTTTTTTTCTCGTGCAATTCTAAAAGTGAGGTTGAAAAGGAAATTGAAAAAATTCCGATGAATGTTGAGGTAATCCGTTTCGATAAGGCATTTGCGGCAGCATCTCCTGAGAATTTGCCAAAATTAAAAAAGGAGTTTCCCGCGTTTTTTCCTGAGAAATACCACGATAGTATCTGGGTTCAAAAGTTAACCGATACGCTACAAAATCAGTTGGAGCAGGAAGTGCTAAAACAATTTCCGAACGAGGGGGATTTAAAAGAAATTCTCGAGCCGCTTTTTCAGCACATAAAATATTATTTTCCAAAATTCACAACACCGGTAGTAGTTGCCGCCACATCTGACGTTGACTATAGAAACAAGGTAATTCTTGCAGACAGTATGTTGGTTATAGGATTGGACAATTACTTGGGAAGCGACCATAAATTTTACCAGGGCATAGACAAATATATTGCGAAAGAAATGAAACCGTCTCAAATAGGGCCCGATGTTGCTGAAATATACGCCAGACAACACATTAAAATACCGAATAAAAGAACATTTTTAGCGCAGATAGTTTACTTCGGAAAAGAATTATATTTAAAAGATCTTTGGCTTCCAAACACTACCGATGCGGCAAAAATAGGCTATACCGAAGAGGAGTACATTTGGGCCGAAGAAAATGAAGAATATATGTGGCGTTATTTTATAGAGAAGGAATTGCTCTATAGCACAGACCCAAAACTTGCAGCCAGATTTGTAAGCCCCGCACCGTTTTCAAAATTTTATTTAGAAATAGACAACGAATCTCCAGGTATGTTGGGAAAATATTTGGGCTGGAAAATTGTACGTGCCTATATGAAAAATAACGATACAAATGTTCAGCAATTAATGGTTACAAATGCTGATGAAATTTTTACAAATTCAAAATACAAACCTAAGAAATAA
- the nadE gene encoding NAD(+) synthase, which translates to MQTEKVIDFIVNWLKSYAENAKMEGFVVGISGGVDSAVTSALCAKTGLRTLCVEMPIHQAANQVSRGREHIQFLKENFPNVSSTEVNLTSVFEQFKAEVPQTSSQALIDLSLANSRARLRMTTLYYFAGIYRYLVAGTGNKIEDFGVGFYTKYGDGGVDLNPIADLLKSEVYTIAKALNVPESILNAAPTDGLFGDSRSDEDQLGASYDELEWAMEMAEKGKQSNDFVGRQRVVFDIYRKLNSANQHKMLPIPVCKIPLKLKH; encoded by the coding sequence ATGCAGACCGAAAAAGTTATAGATTTTATTGTAAACTGGCTTAAAAGTTATGCCGAAAATGCAAAGATGGAGGGTTTTGTAGTAGGCATAAGTGGCGGAGTAGATTCGGCAGTAACCTCGGCACTCTGCGCAAAAACGGGCTTACGTACACTTTGTGTAGAAATGCCCATTCATCAGGCTGCAAACCAAGTTAGCCGCGGCCGCGAACACATTCAGTTTTTAAAAGAAAACTTCCCAAATGTTAGCAGTACGGAAGTAAATCTTACTTCGGTTTTTGAACAATTTAAGGCCGAAGTCCCTCAAACTTCAAGTCAAGCCTTAATAGATCTTTCACTAGCCAATAGCCGGGCTCGTTTGCGAATGACCACACTGTATTATTTTGCTGGAATATATCGTTATTTGGTTGCGGGAACTGGAAATAAAATTGAAGATTTTGGCGTTGGTTTTTACACTAAATATGGTGATGGCGGAGTAGATTTAAACCCCATTGCCGATTTGCTAAAAAGTGAAGTTTATACAATTGCGAAAGCATTAAATGTTCCGGAATCCATACTAAATGCAGCACCAACAGACGGTCTTTTTGGCGATAGCCGCTCGGATGAAGATCAATTAGGAGCAAGCTACGACGAACTGGAATGGGCAATGGAAATGGCGGAAAAAGGCAAGCAAAGCAACGATTTTGTAGGCAGACAACGGGTGGTTTTTGATATTTACCGGAAACTCAATAGCGCGAATCAACATAAAATGCTCCCCATTCCAGTGTGTAAAATTCCATTAAAATTAAAGCATTAA
- a CDS encoding response regulator transcription factor yields the protein MKRVVIADHHAMIREGISVFLKTTHKYTVVGNVSRGTELIECIEKTKPDILILELNIPEIKGFNTLRHIHETFPKIKIVIFSSYPEVVYALRTIKSGASGYIPKTASPAEFLEALNHVNLGGIFLNDALIAAYNNRNNNDTSVIGKYKKLSARELEVLNLLSDGKRNKDIASLLEINEKTVSTYKTRLLKKLEVNSLAELITQVRMLQLS from the coding sequence ATGAAAAGAGTTGTAATTGCAGACCATCATGCTATGATTAGGGAAGGCATTTCGGTTTTTTTGAAAACTACGCATAAATATACAGTAGTTGGCAATGTTAGTCGTGGGACCGAATTAATTGAATGTATTGAAAAAACAAAGCCCGATATTTTAATTTTAGAATTGAATATTCCGGAAATTAAGGGTTTTAATACACTTCGCCACATTCACGAAACATTCCCAAAAATTAAAATTGTAATTTTTTCTTCATATCCCGAAGTAGTCTACGCGCTTCGCACCATAAAATCTGGGGCTTCTGGGTATATTCCAAAAACTGCTTCACCCGCAGAATTTTTAGAAGCTCTTAACCATGTAAATTTAGGGGGTATATTTTTAAACGATGCGCTAATTGCGGCGTATAACAATCGTAATAATAACGATACTAGCGTTATTGGGAAATACAAAAAGCTTTCGGCGAGAGAATTGGAAGTTTTAAATTTGCTTTCAGACGGAAAGCGCAATAAGGATATTGCATCCCTTCTGGAAATTAATGAAAAAACGGTGAGCACCTATAAAACGAGGCTTTTAAAAAAACTGGAAGTAAACAGTTTGGCAGAGTTAATTACCCAAGTACGGATGCTACAGTTAAGTTAA
- the dnaG gene encoding DNA primase: MISRTTIDNVFETARVEEVIGDFVQLKKSGSNFKGLSPFTDERSPSFMVSPVKQIWKDFSSGKGGNVVSFLMEHEHFTYPEAIKFLAKKYGIEIEETEQTPEDKIQANERESLYLVSEFAKEYFHNTLLKTEEGKAIGLSYFKERGFTDETIKTFKLGYSPDSWDAFTSHAIKKGYKLEFLEKTGLSIVKEEKQFDRFKGRVMFPILSMSGRTLGFGGRILTSDKKAAKYLNSPESDIYHKSKVLYGIFNAKQSIAKEDNCYLVEGYTDVIQFYQTGIHNVVSSSGTALTSEQIRLINRLTKNITVLFDGDAAGLRASLRGIDLILEQGMNVKICTFPQGEDPDSFSRKNSFEDVTLYLEENAKDFITFKASLLANEAKNDPIKISETIHDMVNSIAKIPDVIKREVYIKECSRIMDISEQVLFNTLAQIFQKDKKEAAKKTKVQQESFEVIPTEKKIQKIDVQLQLEQKIIELLLLYGNVEEDFEDLILDVDEKGEISLKPEIHKARVFEKIYLDLQDDEIEFTNPEFKNLYFEVVNRFNQDPEAKAETFINDLKPEMATAVTHILMEEERYTLSNWERKEIYVKEKDKTIAQMVSETILNLRRHLVSQKINELSEEMKEGKIAEVDSGLQEIVDYISLKKVLSNKLNRVL; encoded by the coding sequence TTGATAAGCAGAACCACCATAGACAATGTTTTTGAAACCGCTCGTGTTGAAGAGGTAATTGGCGACTTTGTGCAATTAAAAAAATCCGGGAGCAACTTTAAAGGGCTTAGCCCATTTACAGATGAACGCTCTCCGAGTTTTATGGTGAGTCCCGTAAAGCAAATTTGGAAAGATTTTAGTAGCGGAAAAGGAGGAAATGTGGTTTCCTTTTTAATGGAACACGAACATTTCACCTATCCCGAAGCAATTAAATTTTTAGCCAAAAAGTACGGGATTGAAATTGAGGAAACCGAGCAAACGCCCGAAGACAAAATACAGGCCAACGAGCGTGAAAGCTTGTATTTGGTAAGCGAATTCGCAAAGGAATATTTCCATAATACATTATTAAAAACCGAAGAAGGCAAAGCCATTGGACTTTCGTATTTTAAGGAAAGAGGTTTTACCGATGAAACTATAAAAACATTTAAGTTAGGTTATTCCCCAGATTCTTGGGATGCCTTTACCAGCCACGCAATTAAAAAAGGCTATAAGCTAGAATTTCTGGAAAAAACGGGTTTATCTATCGTAAAGGAAGAAAAGCAATTCGATCGTTTTAAGGGTCGCGTTATGTTTCCGATTTTAAGTATGAGCGGTCGTACGCTGGGTTTCGGGGGGCGAATATTAACTTCGGATAAAAAGGCGGCAAAATATTTAAACTCGCCCGAGAGCGATATTTACCACAAAAGCAAAGTGCTTTATGGCATATTTAACGCCAAACAAAGCATCGCAAAAGAGGATAATTGCTACTTGGTTGAGGGTTATACAGATGTTATTCAGTTTTACCAAACGGGTATTCACAACGTGGTTTCCTCCTCTGGAACGGCTTTAACTTCGGAACAAATCCGGCTTATAAACCGCCTTACCAAAAACATTACCGTTCTTTTTGATGGAGATGCTGCGGGCCTTAGAGCATCGCTTCGCGGAATAGATTTAATCTTGGAACAAGGTATGAATGTAAAAATTTGCACCTTTCCCCAAGGCGAAGATCCAGATAGCTTTTCGCGGAAAAATTCGTTCGAAGATGTAACACTTTACTTAGAAGAAAACGCAAAAGACTTTATCACTTTTAAAGCGTCACTGCTTGCAAATGAAGCCAAGAACGATCCGATAAAAATATCGGAAACCATTCACGATATGGTCAATAGCATTGCCAAAATTCCCGATGTAATAAAGCGCGAAGTTTATATAAAGGAATGTTCGCGTATAATGGATATTTCGGAACAAGTGCTTTTTAATACGCTGGCGCAAATTTTTCAAAAAGACAAAAAGGAGGCTGCTAAAAAAACAAAGGTGCAGCAGGAGTCTTTTGAGGTTATTCCAACCGAAAAAAAGATTCAAAAAATAGACGTTCAATTGCAATTGGAGCAAAAAATAATTGAATTATTATTACTCTACGGCAATGTGGAAGAAGATTTCGAAGACTTAATACTGGATGTAGATGAAAAAGGCGAAATTTCGTTGAAACCTGAAATTCACAAAGCGCGCGTATTTGAAAAAATTTATCTCGATTTGCAGGACGATGAAATTGAGTTTACAAATCCGGAATTCAAAAACCTGTATTTTGAAGTTGTAAACAGATTTAATCAAGATCCCGAGGCAAAAGCTGAAACTTTTATAAACGATTTAAAACCCGAAATGGCCACCGCCGTAACGCATATTTTAATGGAAGAAGAACGATACACGCTGAGTAACTGGGAACGAAAGGAAATTTATGTAAAAGAAAAAGATAAAACCATAGCCCAAATGGTGAGCGAAACAATACTTAATTTACGCCGGCATTTGGTTTCCCAAAAAATAAACGAACTTTCTGAAGAAATGAAAGAGGGCAAAATTGCCGAAGTAGATTCTGGACTTCAGGAAATAGTAGATTATATTAGTCTTAAAAAGGTGCTTTCCAATAAACTTAACCGGGTGCTTTAA
- a CDS encoding RNA polymerase sigma factor: MKIIPLHKNYSKLISKSSNGDRRAQQKLFEHFAPKMLGVCRQYVKSNDLAEEVMLNGFFKMFSNLNNFKNEGSFEGWVRRIMVNESITQLRKDKKLHFTSEAEIENSAVHSTFIETELETDEIQKMIDSLPVGYKTVFVLYAIEGYKHSEIAEQLQISENTSKSQLFKARKMLQNMVKQQNNISYGTL; the protein is encoded by the coding sequence TTGAAAATAATACCCTTACATAAAAATTATTCAAAGCTAATTAGCAAATCGTCTAATGGCGATCGCCGAGCGCAGCAAAAATTGTTTGAGCATTTTGCACCCAAAATGTTGGGAGTTTGCCGGCAGTATGTAAAAAGCAACGATTTGGCCGAAGAAGTAATGCTAAACGGGTTTTTTAAAATGTTTTCAAATTTAAACAATTTTAAAAACGAAGGAAGTTTTGAAGGTTGGGTTCGCAGGATAATGGTAAACGAAAGTATTACACAACTTCGAAAAGATAAAAAACTACATTTTACATCCGAAGCCGAAATTGAAAATTCTGCAGTGCATTCCACATTTATTGAAACCGAATTGGAAACGGACGAAATTCAAAAAATGATAGACAGTTTGCCGGTTGGTTATAAAACGGTTTTTGTGCTTTATGCAATTGAAGGATACAAACACAGTGAAATTGCAGAACAATTGCAGATAAGCGAAAATACTTCAAAATCACAACTGTTTAAAGCACGCAAAATGCTTCAGAATATGGTAAAACAACAAAATAATATTAGCTATGGCACCTTATAA